A stretch of Sandaracinaceae bacterium DNA encodes these proteins:
- the mraY gene encoding phospho-N-acetylmuramoyl-pentapeptide-transferase, producing the protein MLYYFLYPLHDSPGLGFLNVLRYVPFRAIAAALTALGVTFSLYPWFIRRLQSRQIGQVVRKEGPEGHLSKAGTPTMGGALILLALIISTVLWADPTNFMVWVVTAVTSAYGVVGYIDDAAKIRKKDTGGLAGRWKLVIQFAVAFGIGGFLWYGDAGLPADWIEIRNRLSIPFVAFERMPVELHPALYVVFAAFVIVGTSNAVNLTDGLDGLAIGPVMINSGTYMVLAYLTGVTFFGQDLAAYLRIPSLPSAIELSVYCGALIGAGFGFLWYNTYPAQVFMGDVGSLALGGGIGSLAVMTKNELLSLLLGGIFVVEAISVITQVASFKLFKRRVFLMAPIHHHFEKKGWPEPRVIVRFWIISVMLALASLATLKLR; encoded by the coding sequence ATGCTGTACTACTTCCTCTACCCCCTGCACGACTCGCCGGGCCTCGGGTTCCTCAACGTGCTGCGGTACGTGCCCTTCCGCGCCATCGCGGCCGCGCTCACCGCGCTCGGGGTCACGTTCTCGCTCTACCCGTGGTTCATCCGGCGGCTGCAGTCCCGGCAGATCGGGCAGGTCGTGCGCAAGGAGGGCCCGGAGGGTCACCTGAGCAAGGCCGGCACCCCGACCATGGGCGGCGCGCTGATCTTGCTCGCGCTGATCATCTCGACCGTGCTCTGGGCCGATCCGACCAACTTCATGGTCTGGGTCGTCACCGCCGTCACCAGCGCGTACGGCGTGGTCGGCTACATCGACGACGCGGCGAAGATCCGGAAGAAGGACACCGGCGGCCTCGCGGGGCGCTGGAAGCTCGTCATCCAGTTCGCGGTGGCGTTCGGCATCGGCGGCTTCCTCTGGTACGGCGACGCGGGGCTGCCCGCCGACTGGATCGAGATCCGCAACCGACTCTCCATCCCCTTCGTCGCCTTCGAGCGCATGCCGGTGGAGCTTCACCCGGCGCTCTACGTCGTCTTCGCCGCCTTCGTCATCGTCGGCACATCGAACGCCGTCAACTTGACCGACGGTCTCGATGGGCTCGCGATCGGGCCCGTCATGATCAACTCGGGCACCTACATGGTCCTCGCCTACCTCACGGGCGTGACCTTCTTCGGTCAGGATCTCGCGGCGTACCTGCGCATCCCTTCGCTGCCGAGCGCCATCGAGCTGAGCGTCTACTGCGGCGCGCTCATCGGCGCTGGCTTCGGGTTCCTCTGGTACAACACCTACCCTGCGCAGGTCTTCATGGGCGACGTGGGCTCGCTCGCGCTCGGCGGCGGCATCGGCTCGCTCGCGGTGATGACGAAGAACGAGCTCTTGTCGCTCCTGCTCGGCGGCATCTTCGTGGTCGAGGCGATCAGCGTCATCACGCAGGTCGCCTCCTTCAAGCTCTTCAAGAGGCGCGTCTTCTTGATGGCGCCGATCCACCACCACTTCGAGAAGAAGGGGTGGCCGGAGCCGCGCGTCATCGTTCGTTTCTGGATCATCAGCGTGATGCTCGCCCTGGCGAGCCTGGCCACGCTCAAGCTGAGGTGA
- the murF gene encoding UDP-N-acetylmuramoyl-tripeptide--D-alanyl-D-alanine ligase — MSATPIPDNAARFTPDELVEATGGRWLAPPTRALEGVQLDSRRVAPGNVFVALKGETHDAHDYLPQVMAAGAHAVVVDRDVEAPEGVGVLRVEDTLTALGALGALHRRRFDVPVVCITGSVGKTTTKELVAAALTGLGHATVFTRGNLNNRVGVPMTLFTLDATHDAAVIELGMSEPGEIADLAAMAQPTIGLVTSVAAVHTEGVGGIDGVAREKGALLEALSPDGAAIWFVDDAPLAAYADRSAAKTKIGYGTVEAADVRLARWELDGEAHTRAHVTFEGGSVDVALSLLGQAAAINATGAVAVMRALAPEKLEAGAAALTHVPQPPHRMVPVAVADDVLVIDDTYNASPRSTEAALDTAAALASARGGRLIAVLGDMLELGRHEEHAHAEVGREVVRVGAAHFICCGERMAHAGRAALSATMERSQGARTKILLLKNVDDAAGCVRDVVRPRDVVLVKGSRGMRMERVVAQLGDAG, encoded by the coding sequence GTGAGCGCGACGCCCATCCCCGACAACGCCGCGCGCTTCACGCCGGACGAGCTGGTCGAGGCGACCGGCGGTCGCTGGCTCGCGCCCCCGACCCGCGCGCTCGAGGGCGTCCAGCTCGACAGCCGCCGCGTGGCGCCGGGCAACGTCTTCGTCGCGCTGAAGGGCGAGACCCACGACGCGCACGACTACCTGCCGCAGGTCATGGCGGCCGGCGCGCACGCCGTCGTCGTGGACCGCGACGTCGAGGCGCCCGAGGGCGTGGGCGTGCTGCGGGTCGAGGACACCCTGACCGCGCTCGGCGCGCTCGGCGCGCTCCACCGCCGCCGCTTCGACGTGCCCGTCGTCTGCATCACGGGCTCGGTCGGCAAGACGACCACGAAGGAGCTCGTCGCGGCCGCGCTCACCGGGCTCGGCCACGCGACCGTGTTCACGCGAGGCAACCTCAACAACCGCGTCGGCGTGCCGATGACGCTCTTCACGCTCGACGCGACGCATGACGCGGCGGTGATCGAGCTGGGCATGAGCGAGCCGGGCGAGATCGCGGATCTCGCGGCGATGGCCCAGCCCACGATCGGGCTCGTGACGAGCGTCGCCGCCGTGCACACCGAGGGCGTCGGCGGGATCGACGGCGTGGCCCGCGAGAAGGGCGCGCTGCTCGAGGCGCTCTCGCCCGACGGCGCTGCGATCTGGTTCGTCGACGACGCGCCCCTCGCGGCCTACGCGGATCGCTCGGCGGCGAAGACCAAGATCGGCTACGGCACGGTGGAGGCCGCGGACGTGCGGCTCGCGCGCTGGGAGCTCGACGGCGAGGCCCACACCCGCGCGCACGTCACCTTCGAGGGCGGCAGCGTCGACGTGGCGCTCTCGCTGCTCGGACAGGCGGCGGCGATCAACGCGACCGGCGCGGTGGCCGTGATGCGGGCGCTCGCCCCGGAGAAGCTCGAGGCGGGCGCCGCGGCGCTCACGCACGTGCCGCAGCCTCCGCACCGCATGGTGCCCGTGGCGGTGGCCGACGACGTGCTCGTGATCGACGACACGTACAACGCGAGCCCGCGCTCGACCGAAGCGGCGCTCGACACGGCGGCGGCGCTCGCGAGCGCGCGGGGAGGGCGGCTCATCGCGGTGCTCGGCGACATGCTCGAGCTTGGGCGACACGAGGAGCACGCCCACGCCGAGGTCGGCCGCGAGGTCGTCCGGGTCGGGGCCGCGCACTTCATCTGCTGCGGCGAGCGCATGGCCCACGCCGGCCGCGCCGCGCTCAGCGCGACCATGGAGCGCAGCCAGGGCGCGCGCACGAAGATCCTCCTCTTGAAGAACGTGGACGACGCGGCCGGCTGCGTGCGCGACGTCGTCCGTCCCCGGGACGTCGTGCTCGTCAAGGGCTCGCGCGGCATGCGCATGGAGCGCGTGGTCGCCCAGCTCGGAGACGCCGGCTGA
- a CDS encoding UDP-N-acetylmuramoyl-L-alanyl-D-glutamate--2,6-diaminopimelate ligase: MIALRALHERGLAVELVGDGEVQVRGVRHDSRAVEPGDLFVAISGQQADGARFAASAVERGAVAVAAESTLALPADVPQLRVENARVALGALAAAVYGDPTAELSVVGLTGTNGKTTTAWLVDEALGALGQRPALLGTVESRGPGLREPAPFTTPEGDALARFARKVVDAGATHLVMEVSSHALGMHRADAVHFAVAAFTNLTQDHLDYHGTMEAYFAAKARLFTALSPGASVINVDDPHGAQLADEVPGCLRVSREGDGDVAVRTWTMDRDGMRATVTALGEEVELRSVLIGAHNLDNLLLALGVLVALGFEADEAAKALGAAKGAPGRLERVDGLEDVRILVDYAHTPDALSRALAALRPITPGRLFAVFGCGGDRDAAKRPQMGRAVARGADLAVITSDNPRTEDPMAILAAIEPGVSGEGWDACDDLVAFARADRGLYRVEEDRRAAIREAVSAARPGDTILIAGKGHEDYQIRGTTKIHFDDREEARAAIAGRSQ; encoded by the coding sequence ATGATCGCGCTGCGCGCGCTGCACGAGCGTGGGCTCGCGGTCGAGCTCGTCGGCGACGGCGAGGTGCAGGTCCGCGGCGTGCGGCACGACTCGCGCGCGGTGGAGCCGGGCGATCTCTTCGTGGCGATCAGCGGCCAGCAGGCTGACGGCGCGCGCTTCGCGGCGAGCGCGGTCGAGCGCGGCGCGGTGGCGGTGGCGGCCGAGTCGACGCTCGCGCTGCCCGCCGACGTGCCGCAGCTCCGCGTGGAGAACGCGCGGGTCGCGCTCGGCGCGCTCGCGGCGGCGGTCTACGGCGACCCGACGGCCGAGCTGTCGGTGGTCGGGCTCACGGGCACGAACGGCAAGACGACGACGGCGTGGCTGGTGGACGAGGCGCTCGGCGCGCTCGGTCAGCGTCCCGCGCTCCTCGGCACGGTGGAGAGCCGCGGGCCCGGCCTGCGTGAGCCGGCCCCGTTCACCACGCCCGAGGGCGACGCGCTCGCCCGCTTCGCGCGCAAGGTCGTGGACGCGGGCGCGACGCACCTGGTGATGGAGGTCTCGAGCCACGCGCTCGGCATGCACCGCGCGGACGCCGTCCACTTCGCGGTCGCGGCGTTCACCAACCTCACCCAGGACCACCTCGACTACCACGGCACGATGGAGGCGTACTTCGCGGCGAAGGCCCGCCTCTTCACCGCGCTCTCTCCGGGCGCGTCGGTCATCAACGTCGACGACCCGCACGGCGCGCAGCTGGCCGACGAAGTGCCGGGCTGCCTCCGCGTGTCGCGCGAGGGCGATGGCGACGTCGCGGTGCGTACCTGGACGATGGACCGGGACGGCATGCGAGCGACGGTGACGGCGCTGGGAGAAGAGGTCGAGCTCCGCTCGGTGCTCATCGGCGCGCACAACCTCGACAACCTGCTGCTCGCGCTCGGCGTGCTCGTGGCCCTCGGCTTCGAGGCCGACGAGGCGGCGAAGGCGCTCGGCGCGGCGAAGGGCGCCCCCGGCCGGCTCGAGCGCGTCGACGGGCTCGAGGACGTGCGCATCCTGGTCGACTACGCGCACACGCCGGACGCGCTCTCGCGCGCGCTCGCGGCGCTCCGGCCCATCACGCCGGGGCGACTGTTCGCGGTGTTCGGCTGCGGCGGGGATCGCGACGCGGCCAAGCGCCCGCAGATGGGCCGCGCGGTCGCGCGCGGCGCCGACCTCGCGGTCATCACCAGCGACAACCCGCGGACCGAGGATCCCATGGCGATCCTGGCCGCGATCGAGCCCGGCGTGAGCGGCGAGGGCTGGGACGCGTGTGACGACCTCGTCGCCTTCGCGCGCGCCGACCGTGGCCTCTACCGGGTCGAGGAGGATCGCCGCGCCGCCATCCGCGAGGCCGTCTCCGCGGCGCGCCCCGGCGACACGATCCTCATCGCGGGCAAGGGCCACGAGGACTACCAGATCCGCGGCACGACGAAGATCCACTTCGACGACCGTGAGGAGGCCCGCGCGGCCATCGCGGGGAGGTCGCAGTGA
- a CDS encoding penicillin-binding protein → MSDLLTDPKRRRWMRVRMVVLALAVGAGALLVSARAWELTIQHGPALRAMAESQQLRDIRLAPKRGTIYDRHGAELAVSVDVESVFANPRLMRAEGVDTESAATRLANLLGVDRDRIAARLRSDRYFVWIERQVTPTEAAAVRALGIEGVQMTDEARRFYPNRELASHLLGFANIDGVGIEGLELALEDRLRGSVQPVPAVRDRRGRVVFSDQLLDDRAAQGDDVFLTIDKTIQHITERELALGVRTAEAAAGSVVVMDPRTGEILAMANYPTFNPNEPGRAEVAHRRNRAVTDRFEPGSTVKPFTLAAAFAANVVHPEEAIDCEEDGQLEIGEDTIGDGGHRFGIMTPAQILARSSNIGTAKIGMRLGRRGLFRSFRRFGFGEPTGVELPGETGGILRHHTRWYDLDLATISFGQGMSTTTLQLATAMSTIANGGRLMHPHILRRTVDSRGATTSETLPRVRRQVIPRRTARLIADMLTAVTGQGGTGPEAAIDGYLVAGKTGTAQKADYRRGGYQEDVYIASFVGFVPAQDPALVIAVVIDEPVVDHYGGTVAGPIFRRIGEASLRHLGVPADTGGEALAELERRHRQRERERRRAARGEGAAQPETLTAVEIAVVPEREPREGEVMVPDLTGLTARGSLGALRRIGLDFQLEGSGLVVAQSPQPGAVVDRGSEVRVILERPELRPEADVPVTPTPDGTLAQVTP, encoded by the coding sequence ATGAGCGACCTCCTGACCGATCCGAAGCGTCGCCGCTGGATGCGGGTGCGCATGGTCGTGCTCGCGCTCGCTGTCGGCGCCGGCGCGCTGCTGGTCTCCGCGCGCGCGTGGGAGCTGACCATCCAGCACGGCCCGGCCCTGCGCGCGATGGCCGAGTCGCAGCAGCTCCGGGACATCCGCCTCGCGCCCAAGCGCGGCACCATCTACGACCGCCACGGGGCGGAGCTCGCGGTGAGCGTGGACGTCGAGAGCGTCTTCGCGAACCCGCGGCTGATGCGGGCCGAGGGCGTGGACACGGAGTCCGCCGCGACGCGCCTGGCCAACCTGCTCGGCGTCGACCGCGACCGCATCGCGGCGCGCCTCCGCTCCGACCGCTACTTCGTCTGGATCGAGCGGCAGGTCACGCCCACCGAGGCCGCCGCGGTGCGCGCGCTCGGGATCGAGGGCGTGCAGATGACCGACGAGGCGCGCCGCTTCTACCCGAACCGCGAGCTCGCCAGCCACCTGCTGGGCTTCGCGAACATCGACGGCGTCGGCATCGAGGGCCTCGAGCTCGCGCTGGAGGATCGCCTCCGCGGCTCGGTGCAGCCCGTCCCCGCCGTGCGCGACCGCCGCGGCCGCGTGGTCTTCAGCGACCAGCTCCTCGACGACCGCGCCGCGCAGGGCGACGACGTCTTCCTCACCATCGACAAGACCATCCAGCACATCACCGAGCGCGAGCTCGCGCTGGGCGTGCGCACGGCCGAGGCCGCCGCGGGCAGCGTGGTGGTGATGGATCCGCGCACGGGCGAGATCCTCGCGATGGCGAACTACCCGACGTTCAACCCGAACGAGCCGGGCCGGGCCGAGGTCGCGCACCGCCGCAACCGCGCCGTCACCGACCGCTTCGAGCCGGGCTCGACCGTCAAGCCGTTCACGCTGGCCGCCGCCTTCGCGGCGAACGTCGTGCACCCCGAGGAGGCCATCGACTGCGAGGAGGACGGCCAGCTCGAGATCGGCGAGGACACCATCGGCGACGGCGGTCACCGCTTCGGCATCATGACCCCGGCGCAGATCCTCGCGCGCTCGAGCAACATCGGCACGGCCAAGATCGGCATGCGCCTCGGGCGCCGCGGGCTCTTCCGCTCGTTCCGGCGCTTCGGCTTCGGCGAGCCGACGGGCGTGGAGCTCCCCGGTGAGACCGGCGGCATCCTTCGCCACCACACGCGCTGGTACGACCTCGATCTGGCGACGATCAGCTTCGGGCAGGGCATGAGCACGACCACCCTGCAGCTCGCCACCGCGATGAGCACCATCGCGAACGGCGGGCGGCTGATGCACCCGCACATCCTGCGGCGCACGGTGGACAGTCGCGGCGCGACCACGAGCGAGACGCTCCCGCGCGTGCGCCGGCAGGTGATCCCGCGCCGCACCGCGCGCCTGATCGCCGACATGCTCACCGCCGTCACCGGCCAGGGCGGCACGGGGCCCGAGGCCGCGATCGACGGCTACCTCGTCGCCGGCAAGACGGGCACCGCGCAGAAGGCCGACTACCGCCGCGGGGGCTACCAGGAGGACGTCTACATCGCGTCCTTCGTGGGCTTCGTCCCCGCGCAGGATCCCGCGCTCGTCATCGCCGTCGTGATCGACGAGCCGGTGGTCGATCACTACGGCGGCACCGTCGCCGGGCCGATCTTCCGCCGCATCGGGGAGGCCTCGTTGCGCCACCTCGGGGTCCCCGCCGACACGGGCGGAGAGGCGCTGGCCGAGCTCGAGCGGCGGCACCGTCAGCGCGAGCGTGAGCGTCGTCGCGCGGCGCGCGGCGAAGGCGCAGCCCAGCCCGAGACGCTCACCGCGGTCGAGATCGCGGTCGTGCCCGAGCGCGAGCCCCGCGAGGGCGAGGTCATGGTCCCGGATCTGACGGGGCTCACCGCGCGCGGCTCGCTCGGCGCGCTGCGGCGCATCGGGCTCGACTTCCAGCTCGAGGGCAGCGGCCTCGTCGTCGCGCAGAGCCCGCAGCCGGGCGCGGTGGTGGACCGCGGCAGCGAGGTGCGCGTGATCCTCGAGCGACCGGAGCTGCGCCCCGAGGCCGACGTGCCCGTCACGCCGACCCCCGACGGAACCCTCGCGCAGGTGACGCCATGA
- a CDS encoding cell division protein FtsL: MKARFLVLWSVAVLAAAAAFVSHLALRQQTVQLGYEVGQARRQQRRLIEQRRLLAIEAATLRQAERIETIARGRLEMDVPEPARVIPVGNERRQRRMAGRVR, encoded by the coding sequence ATGAAGGCGCGCTTCCTCGTCCTCTGGAGCGTGGCCGTGCTCGCGGCCGCCGCGGCCTTCGTCTCGCACCTCGCGCTCCGGCAGCAGACGGTGCAGCTCGGCTACGAGGTCGGGCAGGCGCGTCGGCAGCAGCGCCGCCTCATCGAGCAGCGTCGGCTCCTCGCCATCGAGGCGGCCACGCTGCGCCAGGCGGAGCGCATCGAGACCATCGCGCGCGGCCGCCTCGAGATGGACGTGCCCGAGCCGGCGCGCGTGATCCCGGTCGGCAACGAGCGCCGCCAGCGGCGCATGGCGGGGAGGGTGCGATGA
- the rsmH gene encoding 16S rRNA (cytosine(1402)-N(4))-methyltransferase RsmH gives MTEARTPTTPFHHRTVMLDETLAALSPRSGGLYADATLGGGGHTEGILRASAPDGRVIGIDRDPAALEAARERLSEFAPRVTFVHGAFASVAQLLAEVGEPQVDGLIADIGVSSPQLDAPERGFSFRSDGPLDMRMDPTTGQTAAELIDSLTETELADVIYQLGEERKSRRIARVIKEVANAGQLHTTGDLQAAVHRAVGGRRGKIDPATRTFQALRIAVNDELGQLDRLLASLPDVLADDGVAVLISFHSLEDRRVKRFFKGHDALAPLTKKPVVAGDAERDDNPRARSAKLRAARRVPREEAA, from the coding sequence GTGACGGAAGCCCGCACCCCCACCACCCCGTTCCACCACCGAACGGTCATGCTCGACGAGACGCTCGCAGCTCTGTCGCCGCGCTCCGGCGGCCTCTACGCCGACGCCACCCTCGGGGGCGGCGGCCACACCGAGGGCATCCTCCGGGCGAGCGCCCCGGACGGGCGCGTGATCGGCATCGATCGGGACCCCGCGGCCCTCGAAGCCGCGCGCGAGCGCCTCTCGGAATTCGCGCCGCGGGTGACCTTCGTGCACGGCGCGTTCGCCTCCGTGGCCCAGCTCCTCGCTGAGGTGGGTGAGCCCCAGGTCGACGGGCTGATCGCCGATATCGGGGTCAGCTCCCCCCAGCTGGACGCGCCCGAGCGCGGGTTCTCCTTCCGCTCGGACGGCCCGCTCGACATGCGCATGGACCCGACGACGGGCCAGACCGCGGCCGAGCTCATCGACTCGCTGACCGAGACCGAGCTGGCGGACGTCATCTATCAGCTCGGCGAGGAGCGGAAGTCGCGCCGCATCGCGCGCGTGATCAAGGAGGTCGCGAACGCGGGGCAACTTCACACCACGGGCGATCTCCAGGCGGCCGTGCACCGCGCGGTCGGCGGGCGACGCGGCAAGATCGACCCCGCGACCCGCACCTTCCAGGCGCTGCGCATCGCGGTGAACGACGAGCTGGGGCAGCTCGACCGGCTGCTCGCGTCGCTCCCCGACGTGCTCGCCGACGACGGGGTGGCGGTCTTGATCTCCTTCCACTCGCTCGAGGACCGCCGGGTGAAGCGCTTCTTCAAGGGGCACGACGCGCTGGCGCCGCTGACCAAGAAGCCGGTCGTCGCGGGCGACGCCGAGCGAGACGACAACCCCCGGGCCCGCAGCGCGAAGCTGCGCGCGGCGCGGCGCGTCCCCCGCGAGGAGGCGGCATGA
- the mraZ gene encoding division/cell wall cluster transcriptional repressor MraZ — protein MFRGQYEHAIDGKGRTSVPSRFREVLSSEETSKLVVTTGLDPCLVAYPMAEWEAFEARLAKLPSFDPSVAMIRRIYVSGAVEVEMDKLGRVLIPAALRNYATLERNALWAGMGRHLELWSKERFDALRSTVLEDPNQRVEMAQRLAELGL, from the coding sequence GTGTTCCGAGGTCAGTACGAGCACGCGATCGACGGTAAGGGACGCACGTCCGTTCCGTCGCGTTTTCGGGAGGTCCTCTCCTCGGAGGAGACGTCCAAGCTCGTCGTGACGACGGGGCTCGACCCCTGCCTGGTCGCCTACCCCATGGCCGAGTGGGAGGCCTTCGAGGCGCGGCTCGCGAAGCTCCCGAGCTTCGACCCGAGCGTGGCCATGATCCGCCGCATCTACGTCTCCGGGGCGGTCGAGGTCGAGATGGACAAGCTCGGCCGCGTCCTGATCCCCGCCGCCCTGCGCAACTACGCGACCCTCGAGCGGAACGCGCTCTGGGCCGGCATGGGGCGGCACCTGGAGCTGTGGTCGAAGGAGCGCTTCGACGCCCTGCGGTCCACCGTGCTCGAGGACCCGAACCAGCGCGTCGAGATGGCGCAGCGTCTCGCGGAGCTCGGCCTGTGA
- a CDS encoding gliding motility protein yields the protein MQLDFKARELTIKLVYYGPALSGKTTNLQAIHRLVNTDVAGRLMTLETQDDRTLFFDLLPLSLNAGKGLQVRVKLFTVPGQVIHNATRRLVLQGADGVAFIADSQRSETKSNAASFVNLRQNLTEQGIEPAAMPLVIQFNKRDLPEIRTDEEIDALATRGKEPVFKAVALRGVGVLETLMGLMEITWQRLETEHCLSEKFGLTPGPLLAELERHLGVREAIQRVSR from the coding sequence ATGCAGCTGGATTTCAAGGCGCGCGAGCTGACCATCAAGCTCGTGTATTACGGGCCGGCGCTCAGCGGGAAGACCACCAACCTGCAGGCGATCCATCGGTTGGTGAACACCGACGTCGCCGGGCGCCTGATGACGCTCGAGACCCAGGACGATCGGACGCTCTTCTTCGATCTCCTGCCGCTCTCCCTCAACGCGGGCAAAGGGCTCCAGGTCCGCGTGAAGCTCTTCACCGTGCCCGGGCAGGTCATCCACAACGCGACCCGGCGCCTCGTGCTCCAGGGGGCCGACGGCGTCGCGTTCATCGCCGACAGCCAGCGCTCCGAGACGAAGTCGAACGCCGCGTCGTTCGTGAACCTCCGTCAGAACCTCACCGAGCAGGGCATCGAGCCCGCCGCGATGCCGCTCGTCATCCAGTTCAACAAGCGCGACCTGCCCGAGATCCGGACCGACGAGGAGATCGACGCGCTCGCCACCCGCGGCAAGGAGCCCGTCTTCAAGGCGGTGGCGCTCCGCGGCGTCGGCGTGCTCGAGACCCTGATGGGGCTGATGGAGATCACCTGGCAGCGGCTCGAGACCGAGCACTGCCTGAGCGAGAAGTTCGGCCTGACACCCGGCCCGCTCCTGGCGGAGCTCGAGCGGCACCTCGGCGTGCGCGAGGCCATCCAGCGGGTGAGCCGATGA
- a CDS encoding ATP-binding protein produces MSEPQIDITLADITRLEEIVDRGALGEVCRSFFDLFSLPIRVFSHDGTLLADVHESREICRYVNTLKQGRPACSALVSEVKGIDPQDGVVVHPCFTGAVYRIVPIDYQGRRLGRFVIGPYLPAEKKEVPRSLLVLDPDIDPEQARSGLMEMPRVREETADRLSEHLTHILDLIIFSGHRAFLTSQMHVASVRESYRTLSEKNEELQEAFDRLKELDRLKSNFLATVSHELRTPLTSIIGYSDMLATGIAGDLNEEQAEFVETIRGKGDHLLALISSLLDLGKLEQGNLPLKRELIDPAELLDEVAKTMTPAAEKKSVKMAVNVEGALHPFAVDPVRIKQVLFNLSENAVKFSPRGGTVTLSVRSVELESEGGGDGMGFVLMAAPKTALEISVSDQGPGIPSGEQDKIFDAFYQVDGSSTREHGGTGLGLSIVKRLVEAHAGQVWVDSVVGEGTTFSFTIPEGDE; encoded by the coding sequence ATGAGCGAGCCGCAGATCGACATCACGCTCGCGGACATCACGCGCCTCGAGGAGATCGTGGATCGCGGCGCCCTCGGCGAGGTGTGCCGCTCCTTCTTCGACCTCTTCTCGCTGCCGATCCGGGTCTTCTCTCACGACGGCACGCTGTTGGCCGACGTGCACGAGAGCCGCGAGATCTGCCGCTACGTCAACACCCTCAAGCAGGGCCGGCCCGCGTGCAGCGCGCTCGTCTCCGAGGTGAAGGGCATCGACCCGCAGGACGGCGTGGTGGTCCACCCCTGCTTCACGGGCGCCGTCTATCGCATCGTGCCGATCGACTACCAGGGTCGGCGGCTCGGGCGCTTCGTGATCGGCCCCTACCTCCCCGCCGAGAAGAAAGAGGTCCCGCGCTCGCTGCTCGTGCTCGACCCGGACATCGACCCGGAGCAAGCGCGCAGCGGACTGATGGAGATGCCCCGGGTGCGCGAGGAGACGGCCGACCGCCTCTCCGAGCACCTGACGCACATCCTCGACCTGATCATCTTCAGCGGGCACCGGGCGTTCCTGACGAGCCAGATGCACGTCGCGAGCGTGCGCGAGAGCTACCGCACCCTGAGCGAGAAGAACGAGGAGCTGCAGGAGGCCTTCGATCGGTTGAAGGAGCTCGACCGGCTGAAGTCCAACTTCCTCGCCACGGTCAGCCACGAGCTCCGCACGCCGCTGACGTCGATCATCGGCTACAGCGACATGCTCGCCACCGGGATCGCGGGCGACCTCAACGAGGAGCAGGCCGAGTTCGTCGAGACCATCCGGGGCAAGGGCGATCACCTGCTCGCGCTGATCAGCAGCCTGCTCGACCTCGGCAAGCTCGAGCAAGGCAACCTGCCGCTCAAGCGCGAGCTCATCGATCCGGCGGAGTTGCTCGACGAGGTCGCCAAGACCATGACCCCCGCGGCCGAGAAGAAGTCCGTGAAGATGGCGGTGAACGTCGAGGGCGCGCTGCACCCCTTCGCGGTCGACCCCGTCCGGATCAAGCAGGTGCTCTTCAACCTCTCCGAGAACGCCGTGAAGTTCTCTCCGCGGGGCGGCACCGTCACGCTGAGCGTGCGCTCGGTCGAGCTGGAGAGCGAGGGAGGCGGAGACGGGATGGGCTTCGTGCTCATGGCCGCGCCGAAGACCGCGCTCGAGATCTCGGTGAGCGACCAGGGGCCTGGCATCCCCAGCGGCGAGCAGGACAAGATCTTCGACGCCTTCTATCAGGTCGACGGCAGCTCCACGCGCGAGCACGGCGGCACGGGCCTCGGGCTCTCCATCGTCAAGCGGCTGGTGGAGGCGCACGCGGGGCAGGTCTGGGTCGACAGCGTCGTCGGCGAAGGCACGACCTTCTCGTTCACGATCCCCGAGGGCGACGAGTAG